A region of Plantactinospora sp. BC1 DNA encodes the following proteins:
- a CDS encoding nitroreductase family protein, with translation MVREAEAFAERMAQRRSVRDFAPDPVPDAVIEAAIRAASTAPSGANVQPWRFVVLTDPARKRRLREAAEAEERAFYDRRASREWLDAIAGFGTDWRKPFLETAPAVIVVFEIHQGPHSPKPYYVKESVGIAVGLLITALHHAGLVTLTHTPSPMRFLNQVCERPPEERPHVVMPVGYPTPDAQVPDLARKTLDEVMVRW, from the coding sequence ATGGTGCGCGAGGCCGAGGCGTTCGCGGAACGGATGGCGCAGCGCCGCTCCGTACGCGACTTCGCCCCCGACCCCGTCCCCGACGCGGTGATCGAGGCCGCGATCCGGGCCGCCTCGACCGCGCCGAGTGGGGCGAACGTGCAACCGTGGCGGTTCGTCGTGCTGACCGACCCGGCCCGCAAGCGTCGACTACGCGAGGCGGCGGAGGCCGAGGAACGCGCCTTCTACGACCGCCGCGCCTCGCGGGAGTGGCTGGACGCGATCGCCGGGTTCGGCACCGACTGGCGGAAGCCGTTCCTGGAGACCGCACCGGCCGTCATCGTCGTCTTCGAGATACACCAGGGGCCGCACAGCCCGAAGCCGTACTACGTCAAGGAGTCCGTCGGCATCGCGGTCGGCCTGCTGATCACCGCGCTGCACCACGCCGGCCTGGTCACCCTGACCCACACGCCCAGCCCGATGCGGTTCCTCAACCAGGTCTGCGAGCGACCCCCGGAGGAGCGCCCGCACGTGGTGATGCCGGTCGGATATCCCACCCCGGACGCCCAGGTCCCCGACCTGGCCCGCAAAACCCTCGACGAGGTCATGGTCCGCTGGTGA
- a CDS encoding NAD(P)-binding domain-containing protein: MVGNEHRYVIVGAGPAGLQLSYYLQRHRADYLTLESGDEPGGFFRRFPRHRRLISLNKVHTDSNDPEIRLRWDWNSLLNDSPDLLFPKFSQEYLPAADDLVRYLAEFQRVHQLNVRYGTTVERVTRTGDGFTVRTDRGEVRARCLVVATGWGQPFVPAIKGIEHAVGYEDMVIDPTAYDGQRVLIIGKGNSAFETASSILGRASMVHLASRQPLRLAWNTKHPGDVRGQYGAILDSYQFKTLHSVLDCTIDEIRPVDGRYQVSITYTHADGETAVLDYHTVLRCTGFRMDTTMFDETSRPDMVRDGRMPGLRPDWQSSNIDDLYFAGTIAQARDVKHASSPFIDGFRYNLRTFTRILRERYEDVPLPRTTTPADAASLAKLMLDRVNWSSALWTQFEYLCDVFVRDQVTGDFQHYEDLPEDYAVQRFAAATHWYTLALRWGRDDYGDVFAIDRHPTPDRARESAFIHPVIRRYRGAELLAEQHLLEDLLAEWRRPDRHVEPLVEFLTGDLTSGP, from the coding sequence ATGGTCGGCAACGAGCACAGGTACGTCATCGTCGGGGCGGGGCCCGCCGGACTTCAGCTGAGCTACTACCTTCAGCGGCACCGCGCCGACTACCTGACGCTCGAGAGTGGCGACGAACCGGGCGGGTTCTTCCGGCGGTTTCCCCGGCATCGCCGGCTGATCTCCCTGAACAAGGTGCACACCGACAGCAACGATCCCGAGATCCGGCTGCGCTGGGACTGGAATTCGCTGCTCAACGACTCACCGGACCTGCTGTTCCCGAAATTCAGCCAGGAGTACCTGCCGGCCGCCGACGACCTGGTGCGCTACCTCGCCGAGTTCCAACGGGTCCACCAGCTCAACGTCCGGTACGGCACGACGGTCGAGCGGGTCACCCGGACGGGCGACGGCTTCACGGTACGGACCGACCGGGGGGAGGTCCGCGCGCGCTGCCTCGTCGTCGCGACGGGCTGGGGCCAGCCGTTCGTACCGGCGATCAAGGGCATCGAGCATGCCGTCGGGTACGAGGACATGGTCATCGACCCCACCGCGTACGACGGGCAGCGGGTCCTGATCATCGGCAAGGGGAACTCCGCCTTCGAGACCGCGTCGTCGATCCTCGGCCGGGCGTCGATGGTGCACCTCGCCAGCCGGCAACCCCTGCGGCTCGCCTGGAACACCAAACATCCCGGGGACGTCCGTGGCCAGTACGGCGCGATCCTCGACAGCTACCAGTTCAAGACGTTGCACTCGGTGCTGGACTGCACCATCGACGAGATCCGGCCGGTCGACGGGCGGTACCAGGTGTCGATCACGTACACCCACGCCGACGGTGAGACCGCCGTCCTCGACTACCACACGGTGCTGCGCTGCACCGGCTTCCGGATGGACACCACGATGTTCGACGAGACGTCCCGTCCCGACATGGTGCGGGACGGCCGGATGCCCGGGTTGCGCCCCGACTGGCAGTCGAGCAACATCGACGACCTCTACTTCGCCGGCACCATCGCCCAGGCCCGGGACGTCAAGCACGCCTCGTCGCCCTTCATCGACGGCTTCCGCTACAACCTCCGCACGTTCACCCGGATCCTGCGGGAGCGGTACGAGGACGTCCCGTTGCCCCGCACGACCACGCCGGCCGACGCCGCGTCGCTGGCCAAACTGATGCTCGACCGGGTCAACTGGTCGTCGGCGCTCTGGACGCAGTTCGAGTACCTCTGCGACGTCTTCGTCCGCGACCAGGTCACCGGCGACTTCCAGCACTACGAGGACCTGCCGGAGGACTACGCCGTGCAGCGCTTCGCGGCCGCCACGCACTGGTACACGCTCGCGCTCCGGTGGGGGCGCGACGACTACGGCGACGTCTTCGCCATCGACCGGCACCCGACGCCGGACCGGGCCCGGGAGAGCGCCTTCATCCACCCGGTCATCCGACGGTACCGTGGCGCGGAGCTGCTCGCCGAGCAGCACCTGCTGGAGGATCTGCTGGCCGAGTGGCGGCGCCCGGACCGGCACGTCGAGCCACTCGTCGAGTTCCTGACCGGGGACCTCACCAGCGGACCATGA
- a CDS encoding IPT/TIG domain-containing protein, giving the protein MRAIRESGAILAATLVAGAVVLAVPAPAVAQPGSADARAVVVDLSAEVSGDPVISADATILSATAPAGRGADLALRTDISLPGATGVTAQGTAGSLLAVRQAGSSSADADVPVLALDVLGSRTLDAVDVGVLANCPYVGAQTATTRFRQIRLFATVVDPAVNGPSVDASAPVTVPGLLDATLHAALSSTETTTGAGASVAILATFTLTGTAAGSPVTIPVGTVIVARASCERPGMPPAPTVTGLSPSSGPQSGGQYVTVTGSNFIYQQTSVTVDGVPVEAVDVGPDESSLTFVTPAHPIGTASVVVTTPGGSTPPVTYSYLPDGSDATVTGLTPDTGPSFGGTTVTITGTNLTDAVGVIFDQVPGTNFTVDPAGTTISIVTPPGDAGPASISVVFPAGYAYAGSFSYLGPTITSIVPAEGPAVGGSTVTITGTGLAGATGVNFASRAGTDLVVNPSGTSLTVVTPPGFPGPTVVRVLLPGADAISVDGFSYLRVPPTATAITPASGRQLGYEDFTVTGTNLVPGLTTVSFDGEPAMNVWVAPDGRSLTGSTPTRPIGPATVLVRTPSGTTAPLEFTYLADGSMVRDARLSPRSGRTSGGTTVVVTGTGLTGATGVTFDGIPGTDVTIDPAGTVISAVAPPHAPGPALVVLTFPAGLRAIGHYEYVAPTIAAVSPARGPGTGGTPVTITGTGFHRVAGVTFDGVPGTNLTVDPDGTALTVVTPPGPAGPVEVRVRMPGADAVTSEGFTYLVVAPTVERVDPVRGDTMGGTTVTLLGRGFRPGRTTITICGRTIPADQVTVAPDGTSLTFRTPACRAGHTTIIVDTPDGVSTGIRFRYVGDDPPPPGPNLPVTGDPVGALVRYSSGAVAAGVVLLLLARRRDDLLPG; this is encoded by the coding sequence GTGAGAGCCATTCGGGAGAGCGGAGCGATACTGGCGGCGACGCTGGTCGCCGGTGCCGTCGTACTGGCCGTGCCGGCGCCGGCCGTGGCCCAACCGGGCAGCGCCGATGCCCGCGCCGTGGTGGTGGACCTCTCTGCGGAGGTCTCCGGCGATCCGGTAATCAGCGCGGACGCCACCATCCTCAGCGCGACAGCGCCGGCCGGCCGTGGTGCAGATCTCGCCCTCCGGACCGACATCTCGCTGCCCGGAGCCACAGGGGTGACCGCCCAGGGTACTGCCGGATCGCTCCTCGCCGTACGACAGGCAGGTTCCTCCAGCGCGGACGCCGACGTGCCCGTGCTGGCACTGGACGTACTGGGCAGCCGCACGCTCGACGCGGTCGATGTCGGCGTCCTGGCCAACTGTCCGTACGTCGGGGCGCAGACCGCCACCACCAGATTCCGGCAGATCCGACTGTTCGCGACGGTCGTCGACCCGGCCGTGAACGGCCCCAGCGTCGACGCCAGCGCGCCGGTCACCGTTCCGGGGCTGCTCGATGCCACCCTGCACGCCGCACTGAGCAGTACCGAGACGACCACCGGCGCCGGCGCGTCCGTCGCCATCCTGGCCACCTTCACACTGACCGGCACCGCCGCCGGTTCCCCGGTGACGATCCCGGTCGGAACCGTGATCGTGGCGCGGGCGAGCTGTGAACGTCCGGGCATGCCACCCGCACCGACCGTGACCGGACTAAGCCCGAGTTCCGGCCCACAGTCCGGCGGCCAGTACGTCACCGTCACCGGTAGCAACTTCATCTACCAGCAGACCAGCGTCACCGTCGACGGAGTACCCGTGGAAGCCGTCGATGTGGGTCCGGACGAGAGCTCTCTCACCTTCGTCACCCCCGCCCATCCGATCGGAACGGCCTCCGTCGTCGTCACCACCCCCGGCGGCTCGACGCCGCCGGTGACCTACAGCTACCTGCCGGACGGCAGCGACGCCACCGTAACCGGGCTCACCCCGGACACCGGCCCCAGTTTCGGTGGCACCACCGTCACCATCACCGGGACCAATCTGACCGACGCGGTCGGGGTGATATTCGACCAGGTACCCGGGACCAACTTCACCGTCGACCCGGCCGGTACGACGATCAGCATCGTGACTCCGCCCGGCGATGCCGGGCCGGCGAGCATATCGGTCGTCTTCCCCGCCGGCTATGCCTACGCCGGGAGCTTCAGCTACCTCGGGCCGACGATCACCTCGATCGTTCCGGCTGAGGGTCCGGCCGTCGGCGGCAGCACGGTGACGATCACCGGTACCGGGCTCGCCGGGGCGACCGGCGTCAACTTCGCCAGCAGAGCGGGGACCGACCTGGTCGTCAACCCGAGCGGCACCTCGCTGACCGTGGTCACACCGCCCGGATTCCCCGGGCCGACCGTCGTGAGGGTGCTACTTCCGGGAGCCGACGCCATCTCGGTCGACGGCTTCAGCTATCTGCGTGTGCCACCGACGGCCACGGCGATCACACCGGCCTCCGGTCGGCAGTTGGGCTACGAGGACTTCACCGTCACCGGTACCAACCTCGTTCCCGGCCTGACGACGGTCAGCTTCGACGGCGAACCTGCGATGAACGTCTGGGTGGCTCCCGACGGGCGGTCGCTGACCGGCTCGACCCCGACCCGGCCGATCGGGCCGGCCACCGTCCTGGTCCGCACCCCCAGCGGCACCACGGCACCATTGGAGTTCACGTACCTGGCCGACGGCAGCATGGTCCGCGACGCCCGACTGTCCCCCCGCTCCGGCCGTACCTCGGGCGGCACCACCGTGGTCGTCACCGGTACCGGCCTGACCGGCGCGACCGGAGTGACCTTCGACGGGATCCCCGGCACCGACGTCACGATCGATCCGGCCGGTACCGTGATCAGCGCGGTCGCCCCGCCCCACGCGCCTGGGCCGGCGCTGGTGGTGTTGACCTTCCCGGCCGGCCTCCGCGCCATCGGCCATTACGAGTACGTGGCGCCGACCATCGCGGCGGTCAGCCCGGCGCGCGGGCCGGGCACCGGCGGTACGCCGGTCACCATCACCGGAACCGGTTTCCACCGGGTGGCCGGGGTGACCTTCGACGGTGTCCCCGGCACCAACCTGACGGTCGACCCCGACGGCACCGCACTGACCGTGGTCACCCCGCCCGGCCCCGCCGGCCCGGTCGAGGTTCGGGTGCGAATGCCCGGAGCCGACGCGGTCACCTCCGAGGGCTTCACCTACCTGGTCGTCGCGCCCACCGTCGAGAGGGTCGACCCGGTCCGGGGCGACACCATGGGCGGCACGACGGTGACACTCCTCGGCCGCGGATTCCGACCCGGTAGGACCACGATCACGATCTGCGGCCGGACCATTCCGGCCGACCAGGTCACGGTGGCTCCCGACGGCACCTCGCTGACGTTCCGCACCCCGGCCTGCCGGGCCGGCCACACCACCATCATCGTCGACACCCCTGACGGCGTCTCGACCGGGATCCGGTTCCGGTACGTCGGAGACGACCCGCCGCCTCCTGGCCCGAACCTGCCGGTCACCGGCGACCCCGTCGGTGCGCTGGTCCGGTACAGCTCCGGTGCCGTGGCCGCTGGAGTCGTCCTGCTGCTCCTGGCCCGCCGCCGCGACGACCTGCTGCCCGGCTGA
- a CDS encoding LuxR family transcriptional regulator has product MPEISAPTTDPVDTPFTSTGPARCRPGACRGGGFDPAPAPHPDAAAQRIGELLGDLDAGAHVVEVTAEAGIGKSRLLAEIARLAGAREIRVFSGAAPPDGALFPFGAFVDAATRRTGDVDLGPAPPPGVPPEHRPVLRELLPPGAGPSGSRTRPGRPLQAYARIDAVYALLEPYLSAGGPLVVVLDVPPAHPPEPLGPDDLADPADQTAPEPGADEVAPEPGADEAAPERGGAPVVARPWRGRRRTGRPASAALTNRERQVAELAGDGLTNREIAAALFVTEKTVEMHLTHVFAKLDVRNRVGLARRLHAAGRSE; this is encoded by the coding sequence TTGCCCGAAATCAGCGCACCCACCACGGATCCGGTCGACACCCCCTTCACCTCCACGGGACCGGCCCGGTGCCGCCCCGGAGCGTGTCGTGGCGGCGGGTTCGACCCGGCACCGGCGCCTCACCCGGACGCGGCGGCACAGCGGATCGGAGAGCTCCTCGGTGACCTCGACGCGGGCGCCCACGTCGTCGAGGTCACCGCCGAGGCCGGCATCGGAAAGTCCAGGCTGCTCGCCGAGATCGCCCGCCTGGCCGGGGCCCGGGAGATCCGCGTCTTCTCCGGTGCCGCACCGCCGGACGGTGCGCTCTTCCCGTTCGGCGCCTTCGTCGACGCCGCCACCCGCCGTACCGGCGACGTCGACCTCGGGCCCGCTCCGCCGCCCGGAGTCCCGCCGGAGCACCGGCCGGTGCTGCGGGAGCTTCTCCCGCCGGGCGCCGGCCCGAGCGGCAGCCGCACACGGCCGGGCCGGCCGCTCCAGGCGTACGCGCGGATCGACGCCGTGTACGCCCTGCTGGAGCCGTACCTGTCGGCCGGCGGTCCCCTGGTGGTGGTGCTCGACGTCCCGCCCGCACACCCGCCGGAGCCGCTCGGACCCGACGACCTCGCCGACCCGGCCGACCAGACCGCACCGGAACCGGGTGCCGACGAGGTCGCGCCGGAACCGGGTGCCGACGAGGCCGCGCCGGAGCGGGGTGGCGCACCCGTGGTCGCGCGTCCATGGCGCGGCCGGCGGCGGACCGGCCGGCCGGCGTCGGCCGCGCTGACCAACCGGGAGCGGCAGGTCGCCGAGCTGGCCGGTGACGGGCTCACCAATCGCGAGATCGCGGCGGCGCTCTTCGTCACCGAGAAGACGGTCGAGATGCACCTCACGCACGTCTTCGCCAAGCTCGACGTCCGCAACCGGGTCGGACTGGCCCGGCGGCTGCACGCGGCCGGCCGGAGCGAGTGA
- the acpS gene encoding holo-ACP synthase, with product MRLGIDLMSVDELDRLAGRAWFVRYAFADAELAHADRLSGQRRREFLAGRFAAKEAVLKVLGTGLFEGVAPCDVAVLSRPGGAPQVDLRRAATVAAERVGVAQVTVSITHKRGLVAAVAMGW from the coding sequence ATGCGGCTCGGCATTGACCTGATGTCCGTGGACGAGCTGGACCGGCTGGCCGGGCGGGCCTGGTTCGTCCGGTACGCCTTCGCCGACGCCGAGCTGGCGCACGCCGACCGGCTGTCGGGGCAGCGACGGCGGGAGTTCCTGGCGGGTCGGTTCGCCGCCAAGGAGGCCGTGTTGAAGGTACTCGGCACGGGACTGTTCGAGGGGGTGGCACCGTGCGACGTCGCCGTACTCTCCCGGCCCGGCGGCGCACCGCAGGTCGATTTGCGCCGGGCGGCGACCGTCGCCGCCGAGCGGGTCGGGGTGGCCCAGGTGACGGTCTCCATCACCCACAAGCGCGGCCTCGTCGCCGCGGTCGCGATGGGCTGGTGA
- a CDS encoding acyl-CoA dehydrogenase family protein, with protein MPELLDDSLRELDGFCAEVSADFRELGRLLDHDPDVIAEHLDRPGVRLSRFCAIPPRYWPGPEAPANLVGLLRTVLGQSVAWERLAYGDPNVWLASPGPALSGGVVDVLATAEQADRYYHRLVAQPQHTFFGLTEPAKGSAATELTTTLTPAPDGDGWILDGEKCYIGNGARAEFGVVFCRRAPGPLGIEAVLVDTDTPGFSGELLSTVGLRGARISRIRFDGVRVPAENLLGAHLRRTRRGLYGATQVLYRARPTIAAMALGCAQAVCDYVQAQRPALTGFDRLHLDDVLDRIAAVRRLIQQGAADVDRGAVNSHRLGAAKAQAARLAEEATLLATRLLGPAALVEHPWLEKIYRDVRAFEIMEGTTNLHRMSVFRGVLKGNFLAATEPDETPHAARH; from the coding sequence ATGCCTGAGCTGCTCGACGACTCCCTCCGCGAGCTGGACGGATTCTGCGCTGAGGTCTCCGCGGACTTCCGCGAGCTGGGCCGGTTGCTCGACCACGATCCGGACGTCATCGCGGAACACCTGGACCGGCCCGGGGTGCGCCTCTCCCGGTTCTGCGCCATCCCACCCCGGTACTGGCCCGGCCCGGAGGCGCCGGCCAACCTGGTGGGCCTGCTCCGGACGGTACTGGGACAGAGCGTCGCCTGGGAACGGCTCGCCTACGGTGACCCGAACGTCTGGCTGGCCAGCCCCGGCCCGGCGCTCTCCGGCGGCGTCGTCGACGTGCTCGCCACCGCTGAACAGGCCGACCGGTACTACCACCGGCTCGTCGCGCAGCCGCAGCACACCTTCTTCGGGCTCACCGAGCCGGCCAAGGGCTCCGCCGCCACCGAGCTGACCACCACGCTCACCCCGGCGCCCGACGGCGACGGCTGGATCCTCGACGGCGAGAAGTGCTACATCGGCAACGGCGCCCGCGCCGAGTTCGGCGTGGTGTTCTGCCGGCGGGCACCCGGACCGCTCGGCATCGAGGCCGTACTGGTCGACACCGACACCCCCGGATTCAGCGGAGAGCTGCTCTCCACCGTCGGCCTGCGCGGCGCCCGGATCAGCCGGATCCGGTTCGACGGCGTCCGGGTGCCGGCGGAGAACCTGCTCGGGGCGCACCTGCGCCGGACCCGCCGTGGCCTGTACGGCGCGACCCAGGTGCTGTACCGGGCCCGGCCCACCATCGCGGCGATGGCGCTGGGCTGTGCCCAGGCCGTCTGCGACTACGTCCAGGCGCAGCGCCCCGCCCTCACCGGCTTCGACCGGCTGCACCTCGACGACGTACTGGACCGGATCGCCGCGGTGCGCCGGCTCATCCAGCAGGGTGCCGCCGACGTCGACCGTGGCGCGGTGAACAGTCACCGGCTGGGCGCGGCCAAGGCACAGGCCGCCCGGCTGGCCGAGGAGGCGACGCTGCTCGCCACCAGGCTGCTCGGGCCGGCGGCGTTGGTGGAACATCCCTGGCTGGAGAAGATCTACCGTGACGTCCGGGCCTTCGAGATCATGGAAGGGACCACGAACCTGCATCGGATGTCCGTCTTCCGGGGAGTGCTGAAGGGCAACTTCCTGGCCGCGACCGAGCCTGACGAGACCCCCCATGCGGCTCGGCATTGA
- a CDS encoding acyl-CoA dehydrogenase family protein has protein sequence MTITLTQQLGVSEYPRALDALHHSIRPDGPVPAPTGHVAASVAALPSAEPTPLRRFGLAVTPPPGGADRPPVPGDVAERFATGLLDLHRAVLRRAFDQALEHLGERSSEGASLLARQLVQAQLADIAMALREDEAMPPERRCGDGAARWRTHQRLVRIGRTILYLFGAAGFLLDGPAGELYLAEVTGNLYLHPGAPRPGRSTEDHHA, from the coding sequence GTGACCATCACCCTGACCCAGCAGCTCGGCGTCAGCGAATACCCGCGCGCACTGGACGCCCTGCACCACAGCATCCGCCCCGACGGGCCGGTACCGGCGCCGACCGGGCACGTCGCCGCCTCGGTGGCGGCGCTGCCCTCGGCGGAGCCGACGCCGTTGCGGCGGTTCGGCCTCGCCGTGACACCACCGCCCGGCGGTGCTGACCGGCCGCCGGTGCCGGGCGACGTCGCCGAGCGGTTCGCCACCGGACTGCTCGACCTGCACCGGGCGGTGCTGCGCCGCGCGTTCGACCAGGCGCTGGAGCATCTCGGCGAACGCAGCTCGGAGGGGGCCTCGCTGCTGGCCCGGCAGCTCGTCCAGGCGCAGCTCGCCGACATCGCGATGGCGCTGCGCGAGGACGAGGCGATGCCGCCGGAGCGGCGTTGCGGTGACGGCGCCGCGCGGTGGCGTACGCACCAGCGGCTGGTCCGGATCGGTCGCACGATCCTGTACCTCTTCGGCGCCGCCGGGTTCCTGCTCGACGGCCCGGCCGGCGAGCTCTACCTCGCGGAGGTCACCGGCAATCTCTACCTGCATCCCGGAGCACCGCGGCCGGGCCGGTCGACGGAGGACCACCATGCCTGA
- a CDS encoding acyl carrier protein, producing the protein MENSKIIADIERALSEVLQRPVSGMPKETRLFEDLHLDSTSILELLMALEDSVGIEVDPENLEMSDFTSLETLAEYVAGNLDDKP; encoded by the coding sequence ATGGAGAACAGTAAGATCATCGCCGACATCGAGCGGGCGCTGAGCGAGGTACTCCAGCGCCCGGTCTCCGGCATGCCGAAGGAGACCCGGCTCTTCGAGGACCTGCACCTGGACTCCACCTCGATCCTCGAACTGCTGATGGCCCTGGAGGACAGCGTCGGCATCGAGGTCGACCCGGAGAACCTGGAGATGTCCGACTTCACGTCGCTGGAGACCCTCGCCGAGTACGTGGCCGGCAACCTCGACGACAAGCCCTGA
- a CDS encoding alanine racemase, with protein MTDHYAEIAERFGTPVYVYDGDLLRRRYETLRGRLRPDVDIFYSAKANPNLSVCAIFGALGAGLEVSSLAELVTAERAGVDPADVIFLGPGKSAEELRACCERGIYAVVCESLDEVLALDALDAAAGLRVVLRVNPDFDTHGSRLAMGGKPRQFGIDEEILRDGPAALRGLRRVRVAGIHAYLGTRILDAATVRHNTRGVLAMAEALAKALDIPLEMVDIGGGWGVPYFDNETDLDGDAAVDGVNDEVAAFRERHPESRVVTELGRYLVGWCGTYVTRARYVKRSKGEWFVVADGGTNHHMAAVGVGSFVKRNFPIRSLSRPDEPAEHVYTVTGPLCTPGDVVGKQVRLPEVRPGDLLGVERSGAYGPSASPVLFLSHGHPAEVLLLDGVAHLVRSRDTVEDLLRPQRLVSLPVPVTTATTATASPEGTSHGEQ; from the coding sequence ATGACCGACCACTACGCCGAGATCGCCGAGAGGTTCGGCACCCCGGTGTACGTCTACGACGGCGACCTGCTGCGCCGCCGGTACGAGACGCTGCGCGGCCGGCTCCGTCCCGACGTGGACATCTTCTACTCCGCCAAGGCGAACCCGAACCTCAGCGTCTGCGCGATCTTCGGCGCCCTCGGCGCGGGTCTGGAGGTCTCCTCGCTGGCCGAGCTGGTCACCGCCGAGCGGGCCGGGGTCGACCCCGCCGACGTGATCTTCCTCGGCCCCGGCAAGTCCGCCGAGGAACTGCGCGCCTGTTGCGAGCGCGGCATCTACGCGGTGGTCTGCGAGTCGCTCGACGAGGTGCTGGCGCTCGACGCGCTGGACGCGGCCGCCGGCCTGCGGGTGGTGCTGCGGGTCAACCCCGACTTCGACACCCACGGCTCGCGGCTGGCGATGGGCGGCAAGCCGCGCCAGTTCGGCATCGACGAGGAGATCCTCCGGGACGGCCCGGCCGCGCTGCGCGGGCTGCGCCGGGTACGCGTCGCCGGGATCCACGCCTACCTCGGCACCCGCATCCTGGACGCGGCGACGGTACGGCACAACACCCGGGGCGTGCTGGCCATGGCGGAGGCGCTCGCCAAGGCGCTCGACATCCCGCTGGAGATGGTGGACATCGGCGGCGGCTGGGGCGTGCCGTACTTCGACAACGAGACCGACCTCGACGGCGACGCCGCGGTGGACGGCGTCAACGACGAGGTGGCCGCGTTCCGGGAACGCCACCCGGAGAGCAGGGTCGTCACCGAACTGGGCCGCTACCTGGTCGGCTGGTGCGGCACGTACGTGACCCGGGCCCGCTACGTCAAGCGCTCCAAGGGCGAGTGGTTCGTGGTCGCCGACGGCGGCACCAACCACCACATGGCCGCGGTCGGCGTCGGCAGCTTCGTCAAGCGGAACTTCCCGATCAGGTCGCTGAGCCGTCCCGACGAGCCGGCCGAACACGTCTACACGGTCACCGGGCCGCTCTGCACCCCCGGCGACGTGGTGGGCAAGCAGGTCCGGCTCCCCGAGGTACGCCCCGGCGACCTGCTCGGGGTGGAGCGCTCCGGCGCGTACGGCCCCAGCGCCTCGCCGGTGCTCTTCCTCAGTCACGGCCACCCGGCCGAGGTGCTCCTGCTCGACGGTGTGGCACACCTCGTCCGCAGCCGCGACACCGTCGAGGACCTGCTCCGGCCGCAACGCCTGGTCAGCCTGCCCGTGCCGGTGACCACCGCCACCACCGCCACCGCCTCACCCGAAGGGACCAGCCATGGAGAACAGTAA